A region of Coccinella septempunctata chromosome 5, icCocSept1.1, whole genome shotgun sequence DNA encodes the following proteins:
- the LOC123314074 gene encoding craniofacial development protein 2-like, with product MVTTQARNRTTRTNTGTSRRKQRWRRNVIRAATWNIMSWNTKNAEILLEMEQHKIDICALSETKRKGKGSIRVPGYIFVYSGVSQRSRATAGVGILISEKLEQSIEDIHDISERFLKVTLNTETGKLHLFSVYAPDISKPREETAQFYEILEEEVSRIPQNERMLMMGDLNARIGNSII from the coding sequence ATGGTAACGACCCAAGCGAGAAACAGGACAACGAGAACAAATACAGGAACATCACGAAGAAAACAACGATGGAGGAGGAATGTAATAAGAGCAGCCACTTGGAATATAATGTCTTGGAACACAAAAAACGCCGAAATTCTACTTGAGATGGAACAGCATAAAATAGACATTTGTGCTTTGTCTGAGACCAAACGCAAAGGTAAAGGCAGCATCAGAGTTCCTGGATACATCTTCGTGTACAGCGGCGTCTCACAAAGATCACGAGCAACTGCTGGAGTAGGAATATTGATATCTGAAAAACTCGAGCAGTCTATAGAGGATATACACGACATCAGCGAAAGATTCCTTAAAGTAACTCTGAATACCGAAACTGGTAAACTGCACCTCTTCAGCGTGTACGCACCGGATATTAGTAAGCCCAGAGAAGAAACAGCCCAATTCTATGAAATCCTGGAAGAGGAAGTATCCAGGATACCACAAAATGAGCGTATGTTGATGATGGGGGACCTGAACGCTAGAATTGGAAACAGTATTATATAG